Proteins co-encoded in one Saccharomyces mikatae IFO 1815 strain IFO1815 genome assembly, chromosome: 14 genomic window:
- the SSK2 gene encoding mitogen-activated protein kinase kinase kinase SSK2 (similar to Saccharomyces cerevisiae SSK22 (YCR073C) and SSK2 (YNR031C); ancestral locus Anc_6.341) — protein sequence MSHSDYFNYNPYEETTEKTNNSKVRQSSSSSSSRLRSESLGRNSNTTQARVASSPISPGLHTTQYFRSPNAVYSPGESPLNTVQLFNRLPGIPQGQFFHQNVISGSSSSSARSSRRPSNIGLPLTKNTQQSLPKLSTQPISVHKKVEASKPEGEIVKKPSHMNCSSQDPLLNTPTLVISPELASLNTTNTSIVSTPQNISNQNSNKHISTRAQPNASASASTLQDIVTTNSSQRSVAHHGGSTTSLRTYKKQYVLNEQLYLRKMRNRANDDYYTRGIVASSNFEDDEETFSNKGEDDLELEMDDLLKVEGDDKDNDFNFGYNFITSNTKNNENAVSMSLNYLKGKLDWLRDVNSDQPREIEDEEWHSMLGTEDLLSKLLQNPMVNNRFEWQTMLSKVLRGDIVRNEKTKIANQGKGPGFNTQYSDDIWIELKAWMNGRTVEDQNKSLRIFRDSTDSVFQEIMAFKLEDNMSADEAAETIKSLVDKYYRVLNLWPNTKRMHSEKPITKTEVFRNRIDTLNSWLNFKFNFDTNIAYLKKWIIGNKDLEGTTEIDNSDINLGDPAVFAANCKRFAEQIIKEKDIELIFQKKIFFPLAPWILKAKFFFLKYQKTWNELNLSYLDQDLEFLLMFPMRLVKEIILIRLSYAKKIQNPTLMMIDQMMDDFSTYIKLAVQMKFTVASYCNDWFFKVKIDPEFDHTVVEGLEYFFSILELRILYSGKNSFKTSKEPDILLKYWEMFRNVGYYIDDAGELIAIEFTKLTLRLVHRLHAYLLRQQNTPPKLENEAVAEKWLVQIFEILGSMKRKLNRFTNILTKAFQNFVRYKVEDHNYLLRQLKETGHFLIYSGGYLEQNGTYLIGSPELLGCKDDDILRIIKNSDIGCDLVPKLEINNSLTIYNALDDNWNSNSSLGSDISNDGTPFYYIKNDLTSQPRSYNGNRVNREPDFDNTKSTEEEIYELETRLNSLGYILILTPQEPLLWEGEMYNLSDNKTIKPEDCKLKVVPNSIDLMCQGSSYALEYQCDRFQQISGSSVSFLEKKSSSETVKNNLQRINKAYFRCTYSVLKNYTKIMTTFKRVSPVNDLLNNIFLFGRDFGLNFLRINVANNEKRSVIILLMMRLSIGWLKFLAEDCDPTDQRVFRWCVTSMEFAMHMVSGWNILALDECQFSSLKQKISECMSLLISHFDIIGARSMEVEKINQQARSNLDLEDVFDDDMMLQVNSEFRLQSIIELEERIKRNPHQTGKVIDDSDKGNKYLVSLASSISNVSMRWQKRNFIGGGTFGRVFSAVDLDNGEILAVKEINIQDSKAMQKIFPLIKEEMSVLEILNHPNIVSYYGVEVHRDKVNIFMEYCEGGSLAALLEHGRIEDEMVTQIYTLQLLEGLAYLHESGIVHRDVKPENILLDFNGVIKYVDFGAAKKIANNGTRLASMNKIESADGEHEEDANVNDSKAEKNNENGLLDMMGTPMYMAPESITGSTTKGKLGADDVWSLGCVVLEMITGRRPWANLDNEWAIMYHVAAGHTPQFPTKDEVSSVGRKFLERCLIQNPSKRASAVELLMDPWIVQIREIAFGDDSSSTDTEEREGIS from the coding sequence ATGTCACATTCGGACTACTTCAATTATAATCCTTATGAGGAGACCACTGAAAAGACTAACAACTCTAAAGTGAGACagtcatcttcttcatcttcatctagGCTAAGGTCCGAAAGTTTAGGGCGAAATTCCAATACCACGCAAGCCCGAGTAGCGTCATCGCCCATTAGCCCCGGACTACATACAACTCAGTATTTCAGATCGCCGAATGCTGTTTATAGTCCCGGAGAGTCCCCATTGAACACTGTGCAGCTATTTAATCGCCTTCCAGGCATACCGCAAGGTcagttttttcatcaaaatgTTATATCAGGGTCTTCTAGCTCATCGGCAAGATCGAGTAGGCGCCCCTCCAATATTGGTCTTCCCCTAACGAAGAATACTCAACAGTCTTTACCTAAACTATCCACCCAGCCAATTTCTGTGcataaaaaagttgaagCTAGTAAACCGGAAGGTGAAATTGTCAAGAAACCTTCTCACATGAATTGTAGTAGTCAAGACCCGTTATTGAATACGCCCACGTTAGTGATATCGCCGGAACTGGCTTCGCTAAACACAACGAACACGTCAATCGTATCAACACCGCAAAACATATCGAACCAGAACTCCAACAAACACATTTCTACGAGAGCACAACCAAACGCTTCTGCAAGTGCTTCCACGTTACAAGATATTGTCACAACAAACAGTTCACAACGGTCGGTAGCCCATCATGGTGGAAGCACAACGAGCCTCCGAACAtacaaaaaacaatacGTATTGAACGAACAGTTATATTTGAGGAAAATGAGAAATCGTGCTAATGATGATTATTACACAAGGGGGATAGTCGCATCATCAAActttgaagatgacgaagaaACCTTTAGTAACAAAGGTGAAGATGACTTGGAACTAGAAATGGACGATCTTTTAAAAGTTGAAGGTGACGATAAGGATAACGACTTTAATTTTGGATATAATTTCATCACGTCGAACacgaaaaataatgaaaacgCAGTCTCAATGAGCTTAAATTATTTAAAAGGTAAATTGGATTGGTTGAGAGATGTCAACAGCGATCAACCACGTGAAATAGAAGACGAAGAATGGCATTCCATGCTGGGGACCGAGGATTTGCTGTCAAAACTTTTACAGAATCCTATGGTGAACAATCGATTTGAATGGCAAACGATGTTATCTAAGGTATTGAGGGGTGATATTGttagaaatgaaaaaaccaaaattgCCAATCAAGGTAAAGGCCCCGGTTTCAATACGCAGTACTCTGATGATATTTGGATTGAATTGAAGGCATGGATGAACGGAAGAACTGTAGAGGACCAGAACAAATCTTTAAGAATATTTAGGGATTCTACCGATTCTgtatttcaagaaatcatGGCCTTTAAGCTGGAAGATAATATGAGTGCCGACGAGGCAGCAGAAACTATCAAATCACTGGTAGACAAATATTATCGAGTTTTGAATCTATGGCCTAACACTAAAAGAATGCATAGTGAAAAGCCTATTACAAAAACAGAAGTATTCAGAAATCGAATAGATACTTTAAACAGTTGGCTAAATTTTAAATTCAACTTCGACACTAATATTGCgtacttgaaaaaatggataATTGGCAATAAAGATTTAGAAGGAACCACCGAAATAGATAACAGCGACATAAATCTGGGTGATCCTGCAGTATTTGCCGCTAATTGCAAACGCTTTGCTGAACAAattataaaggaaaaagatattgaactgatatttcaaaagaaaatcttctttCCATTAGCGCCATGGATTCTGAAAgccaaatttttcttcttgaaatatcaaaaaacttGGAATGAATTAAATTTATCTTATTTGGATCAAGACTTGGAatttttattgatgtttCCAATGCGTTTAgtgaaagaaataatactAATTCGTTTATCTTATGCGAAGAAAATACAGAATCCAACATTAATGATGATTGATCAAATGATGGACGATTTTAGTACTTATATCAAATTAGCGGTCCAAATGAAGTTTACTGTTGCTTCTTATTGTAATGACTGGTTTTTTAAAGTGAAAATTGATCCTGAGTTTGATCATACCGTTGTCGAAGGATTGGAATATTTCTTCTCTATTTTGGAGCTAAGAATATTATATAGTGGTAAAAACTCATTCAAGACTTCTAAAGAACCCgatatattattaaaatACTGGGAGATGTTCAGAAACGTCGGCTATTATATTGATGATGCCGGCGAGCTGATTGCCATCGAATTTACAAAGTTGACACTAAGGTTAGTTCACAGACTGCATGCTTACCTGTTAAGACAGCAGAACACTCCGCCAAAGTTAGAGAATGAAGCTGTTGCTGAAAAATGGCTAGTGCAAATATTCGAAATACTTGGATccatgaaaagaaaactcaATAGATTCACAAACATTTTAACAAAGGCTTTCCAAAACTTTGTTAGATACAAGGTAGAAGATCATAACTACCTGTTAAGGCAACTGAAAGAAACAGGCCattttcttatatattcaGGGGGCTATTTAGAACAAAATGGTACTTATTTAATTGGCAGCCCAGAACTATTGGGCTgtaaagatgatgatatttTAAGAATCATCAAGAATTCAGACATCGGCTGTGATTTAGTGCCTAAACTAGAGATTAATAACAGTCTAACGATTTATAATGCTTTGGATGATAACTGGAACTCCAATTCATCACTGGGCTCAGATATTTCGAATGACGGTACACCATTTTATTATATCAAGAATGATTTGACTAGCCAGCCTAGATCTTACAACGGCAATAGAGTTAACCGCGAACCAGATTTTGACAACACCAAGAGCACAGAGGAGGAGATTTATGAATTGGAAACAAGGCTAAACTCTCTTGGTTATATACTGATACTAACTCCACAAGAACCGTTGCTTTGGGAAGGTGAGATGTATAATCTCTCCGATAATAAAACCATCAAACCAGAAGATTGCAAACTGAAAGTAGTTCCTAACTCAATAGATTTGATGTGCCAAGGATCCAGTTATGCTTTAGAATACCAATGTGATAGGTTCCAACAAATTTCTGGCAGctcagtttcttttttggaaaaaaaatcttcttcagaAACTGTTAAAAACAACTTACAAAGGATAAATAAAGCATACTTTAGATGCACATATAgtgttttgaaaaattataccAAGATTATGACCACTTTCAAAAGGGTAAGTCCTGTTAACGATTTATTGAATaacattttcctttttggGAGGGATTTTGGTTTGAACTTCCTTAGAATTAATGTTGccaacaatgaaaaaagatcGGTAATCATACTTTTAATGATGAGATTGAGTATCGGATGGTTGAAGTTCTTAGCTGAAGACTGTGACCCTACAGATCAAAGGGTATTTAGGTGGTGTGTCACGTCAATGGAATTTGCGATGCACATGGTCAGTGGTTGGAATATTCTAGCCCTTGACGAATGCCaattctcttctttgaagcaaaaaatttccGAATGCATGTCATTACTTATCTCACATTTTGACATAATTGGTGCACGCTCTATGGAAGTcgaaaaaatcaatcaacAGGCTAGATCGAATCTTGATTTGGAAGACGTGTTCGATGACGATATGATGCTACAAGTGAATTCTGAATTCCGATTACAAAGTATAATCgaattggaagaaagaatCAAGCGGAACCCTCATCAAACTGGAAAAGTGATTGATGATAGTGACAAGGGCAACAAATATCTTGTTTCTTTGGCATCTTCCATATCTAACGTATCTATGAGGTGGCAGAAGAGGAATTTTATTGGCGGTGGTACTTTTGGAAGAGTTTTTTCTGCTGTTGATTTAGATAATGGTGAGATTTTAGCGGTCAAGGAAATTAATATTCAAGACAGCAAAGCAAtgcagaaaatttttcctttaataaaagaagaaatgagTGTCTTAGAGATTTTGAACCATCCAAATATAGTATCATACTATGGTGTTGAAGTTCATCGTGATAAGGTCAACATCTTTATGGAATATTGTGAAGGTGGCTCTTTAGCAGCTCTTTTGGAGCATGGTCGTATTGAAGACGAAATGGTCACTCAAATCTACACTTTACAATTATTAGAAGGTCTTGCATATTTGCATGAATCCGGCATTGTTCATCGTGATGTTAAACCTGAAAACATCTTGCTAGATTTTAATGGTGTTATTAAATATGTTGATTTTGGCGCTGCTAAAAAGATTGCTAATAATGGAACTAGATTAGCAAGTATGAACAAAATCGAAAGTGCCGATGGTGAACATGAAGAAGATGCTAACGTTAATGATTCAAAGGCcgaaaaaaataacgaGAATGGTCTATTGGATATGATGGGAACTCCTATGTATATGGCCCCAGAATCCATCACTGGGTCTACTACCAAGGGAAAACTTGGGGCGGATGATGTTTGGTCATTAGGCTGTGTTGTATTAGAAATGATTACTGGTAGACGTCCATGGGCTAACTTAGACAACGAATGGGCTATCATGTATCATGTTGCTGCAGGACATACTCCACAGTTCCCTACTAAGGATGAAGTATCCTCTGTTGGTAGGAAATTTCTGGAAAGATGTCTCATTCAAAATCCTTCCAAGAGAGCCAGTGCGGTTGAACTGTTGATGGATCCTTGGATTGTACAAATTAGAGAAATAGCCTTTGGAGATGATTCTTCCTCTACTGATACTGAAGAAAGAGAGGGAATAAGTTGA
- the PPG1 gene encoding putative serine/threonine-protein kinase PPG1 (similar to Saccharomyces cerevisiae PPG1 (YNR032W); ancestral locus Anc_6.342), translating to MELDECLERLYKAQLLPEVTVRALCFKLKEMLVKESNVIHIQTPVTVVGDMHGQFHDMLEIFQIGGPVPDTNYLFLGDYVDRGLYSVETIMLLIVLKLRYPSRIHLLRGNHESRQITQSYGFYTECLNKYGGDSRVWQYLTDIFDYLVLCCIIDDEIFCVHGGLSPNVQTIDQIKIIDRFREIPHDGAMADLVWSDPEENNNPMLNHPDNSGQHFQVSPRGAGYTFGRSVVEKFLRMNDMNRIYRAHQLCNEGYQIYFDGLVTTVWSAPNYCYRCGNKASILELYSKDQFYFNVFEEAPENKLLKENSLNDTSSEDNIANPMVNRKLIADYFEDESASTDGSSDPEMYMFSDVYQARSASSRHVDYFL from the coding sequence ATGGAATTGGACGAATGTTTAGAAAGGCTGTACAAAGCTCAGCTGTTGCCTGAGGTGACTGTGAGGGCACTTTGCTTTAAGTTGAAAGAGATGCTGGTGAAGGAGTCTAACGTGATTCATATCCAGACACCTGTCACAGTGGTTGGGGATATGCATGGACAGTTCCACGACATGTTGGAGATCTTCCAGATAGGCGGACCTGTTCCTGACACGAACTATTTGTTCTTGGGAGATTACGTGGATAGAGGTTTGTACAGCGTGGAAACAATTATGTTGTTAATTGTTTTGAAGCTTCGATATCCTAGTAGAATTCATCTTTTGAGAGGAAATCACGAGTCGCGTCAAATTACACAGAGCTATGGATTCTACACGGAGTGTTTAAACAAGTACGGTGGTGATTCAAGAGTTTGGCAATATTTGACAGATATATTTGACTATCTAGTGCTGTGTTGTATTATTGacgatgaaattttttgtgTTCATGGTGGGTTGTCGCCCAATGTTCAAACGATAGATCAAatcaaaattattgataGATTTCGAGAAATCCCGCATGATGGTGCCATGGCTGACTTAGTTTGGTCTGATCcggaagaaaataacaacCCTATGTTAAATCATCCAGATAATTCTGGGCAACATTTTCAAGTATCACCTCGTGGAGCAGGTTACACCTTTGGTAGAAGCGTGGTGGAGAAATTCTTACGTATGAATGATATGAACAGGATATACAGGGCTCATCAGCTGTGTAATGAAGGTTACCAGATATACTTTGATGGTTTGGTTACCACCGTATGGTCAGCGCCCAATTATTGTTACCGATGCGGAAATAAGGCCTCTATTTTGGAGCTATATAGCAAAGATCAATTCTACTTCAATGTGTTCGAAGAGGCTCCTGAAAATAAACTGTTGAAAGAGAACAGTCTCAACGATACTTCCTCGGAAGATAACATTGCCAACCCGATGGTCAACAGGAAATTAATTGCTGATTATTTCGAAGACGAGTCCGCCTCCACCGATGGCTCCTCAGATCCAGAAATGTATATGTTTTCGGACGTATACCAAGCCAGATCTGCTTCTAGTAGACATGTTGATTACTTTTTATAG
- the HUB1 gene encoding ubiquitin-like protein HUB1 (similar to Saccharomyces cerevisiae HUB1 (YNR032C-A); ancestral locus Anc_6.343): protein MIEVVVNDRLGKKVRVKCLGEDTVGDFKKVLSLQIGTQPNKIVLQKGGSVLKDHISLEDYEVHDQTNLELYYL from the coding sequence ATGATTGAAGTGGTCGTGAATGATCGATTGGGCAAAAAGGTTAGGGTGAAGTGCCTTGGTGAAGATACTGTCGGTGACTTCAAGAAAGTATTATCCCTGCAAATCGGCACTCAACCCAATAAAATTGTATTGCAGAAGGGTGGAAGTGTTTTGAAAGACCATATCTCTTTGGAAGATTATGAGGTGCACGATCAGACAAATTTGGAATTGTATTATCTATGA
- the ABZ1 gene encoding 4-amino-4-deoxychorismate synthase (similar to Saccharomyces cerevisiae ABZ1 (YNR033W); ancestral locus Anc_6.344), producing the protein MLADTINIKQQQQQLHVLFIDSYDSFTYNVVRLIEQQTKISPEVNAVHVTTIHSDTFQSMAQLQPLLPLFDAIVVGPGPGNPNNGAQDMGIISELFENANGILDAVPILGICLGFQAMCLAQGATVCELDTIKHGQVYEMCLKDEARSCGLFSGYPDTFKSTRYHSLHVNAEGVDNLLPLCSTKDENGTLLMSAQIKHKPWFGVQYHPESCCSELGGLLVSNFLKLSFSNNMKTGRWESKKLNRNFSDILSKLDRTIDRDPIYKIKDEYPSGDKTTYVKQFEVSKDPKLTFEICDIIQEPKFVMSSSVISENRGEWSIIALPNSKSKVFSHYGAIKKTTVYNWQDEKVSYSMLKKCLDGQDLDLHGPLTVIKEDESQFWITLGKFMENRIIDNHREIPFIGGLVGILGYEIGQYVSCNRCGDDEDSHIPDAKLVFINNSVVINHKEGKLYCISLDSTFPVTLEQSLTDNFVLKKDIKKKISWPEYLPKEVDFTITMPDKVDYANAFAKCQDYMHKGDSYEMCLTTQTKVVPSSVIEPWRIFQTLVQKNPAPFSSFFEFNDIVPNQGERPPVLCFLSTSPERFLKWDADTCELRPIKGTVRKGPQMDLFEATKILKTPKEFGENLMILDLIRNDLYELVPDVRVEEFMSVEEYATVYQLVSVVKAHGLTSASKKTRYSGMDILKHSLPPGSMTGAPKKITVQLLQDKIETKLNNHVNGGARGVYSGVTGYWSVNSNGDWSVNIRCMYSYNGGASWQLGAGGAITVLSTLDGELEEMYTKLESNLQIFM; encoded by the coding sequence ATGCTAGCCGATACAATCAACATaaagcagcagcagcagcaactTCATGTTCTGTTTATTGATTCTTACGATTCATTTACGTATAATGTGGTAAGACTAATTGAACAACAAACCAAAATCTCACCAGAAGTCAACGCCGTGCACGTGACAACAATTCACAGTGATACGTTTCAGTCTATGGCCCAACTACAGCCGCTTTTGCCACTCTTTGATGCTATTGTGGTTGGCCCAGGGCCTGGAAATCCTAACAATGGTGCACAAGATATGGGTATAATAtctgaactttttgaaaatgccAATGGGATTTTAGATGCCGTTCCGATATTGGGTATATGTCTTGGATTTCAAGCAATGTGTTTGGCTCAAGGTGCTACAGTCTGTGAATTGGATACTATAAAGCATGGACAAGTGTATGAAATGTGTCTGAAAGATGAGGCCAGATCATGTGGTCTCTTTAGCGGATATCCCGATACATTCAAATCTACGAGGTACCATTCATTGCATGTTAATGCTGAAGGCGTTGACAATCTTTTACCTTTGTGCTCGACCAAAGATGAGAATGGAACTCTTTTAATGAGCGCACAGATTAAACATAAGCCATGGTTTGGCGTACAATACCATCCGGAATCATGCTGTTCAGAATTAGGAGGACTATTAGTCAGTAACTTTCTCAAGTTGAGtttttccaacaatatGAAAACAGGAAGGTGGGAAAGCAAGAAACTTAATAGAAATTTTTCCGATATTCTATCTAAACTAGATAGGACTATTGATAGAGACCCCATATACAAGATAAAGGATGAGTATCCGAGCGGTGATAAGACCACCTATGTGAAGCAGTTTGAAGTCTCCAAAGACCCAAAATTGACATTCGAAATCTGCGATATTATTCAAGAACCAAAATTTGTTATGTCATCTTCGGTTATTAGTGAAAATAGAGGCGAATGGTCCATCATTGCTTTACCAAATTCCAAATCCAAAGTGTTCAGTCACTATGGAGCTATCAAGAAGACTACGGTTTATAATTGGcaagatgaaaaagttaGCTATTCtatgttgaaaaaatgtttAGATGGACAAGATTTGGACTTGCATGGCCCCCTCACAGTAATAAAGGAAGATGAATCTCAATTTTGGATTACCTTGGGTAAATTCATGGAAAATAGGATAATTGATAATCATAGAGAAATACCTTTTATTGGAGGACTTGTTGGTATTTTAGGTTATGAAATAGGCCAGTACGTTTCATGCAACCGTtgtggtgatgatgaagattcACATATACCAGATGCCAAACTGgtttttatcaacaatagtGTAGTCATCAATCATAAGGAAGGAAAGCTTTATTGCATTTCTCTGGATAGTACATTCCCTGTAACCCTGGAACAATCACTAACAGATAATTTTGTGCTCAAGAAAgatatcaagaaaaaaatttcctgGCCAGAGTATTTACCCAAGGAGGTGGACTTCACGATAACCATGCCCGATAAGGTTGACTATGCAAACGCATTTGCGAAATGTCAGGATTATATGCATAAGGGTGATTCTTATGAAATGTGTCTCACCACACAAACGAAAGTTGTGCCTTCTTCAGTGATAGAGCCCTGGAGGATTTTCCAAACTTTAGTACAAAAAAATCCTGCTccattttcaagtttttttgaGTTCAACGACATTGTTCCCAACCAAGGTGAAAGGCCTCCTGTTTTATGTTTCCTAAGCACTTCTCCTGAAAGGTTTTTAAAATGGGACGCAGATACGTGTGAATTACGTCCTATCAAGGGAACTGTGAGAAAAGGACCTCAAATGGACCTGTTTGAAGCCACcaagattttgaagacACCAAAAGAATTTGGCGAGAATTTAATGATTCTCGACTTGATCCGAAATGACCTTTACGAACTGGTTCCTGATGTTAGAGTCGAGGAGTTCATGTCCGTGGAAGAATACGCCACTGTCTACCAACTTGTTAGTGTTGTAAAGGCCCATGGACTAACCTCGGCAAGTAAGAAGACGAGATACTCAGGCATGGATATTCTTAAGCACTCGCTTCCTCCAGGGTCCATGACTGGGGCCCCCAAGAAAATCACCGTGCAATTATTGCAAGACAAGATAGAAACAAAGTTAAACAACCATGTCAATGGCGGAGCCCGTGGTGTGTATAGCGGAGTTACAGGATATTGGTCTGTCAATTCCAACGGAGACTGGTCTGTCAACATTAGATGTATGTACTCCTACAACGGTGGAGCCAGCTGGCAGCTGGGAGCAGGGGGGGCCATCACCGTTTTAAGCACACTTGATGGAGAACTAGAAGAGATGTACACCAAGTTGGAGAGCAACTTACAAATTTTCATGTAG
- the SOL1 gene encoding Sol1p (similar to Saccharomyces cerevisiae SOL2 (YCR073W-A) and SOL1 (YNR034W); ancestral locus Anc_6.345): protein MTTTVPKVFAFHEFAGVAEAVADHVIHAQNSALKKGRVSKSRQMSGTSLNGNGSTESKTMERVNSVRSNASSRGGNEDGVIKKIKKEKERRFKIALSGGSLIQVLHEGLLKRDDVQWGKWDIYFADERLVPFSSSESNYGLAKREIFDLINTEKHGTPRIYHIDESLINDPQECADNYEKILIKGFAGRDSVKLPMFDLFLLGCAPDGHIASLFPNFQENLRENLAWVIPVESAPSGPSNRISLTIPVICHSHRVTFVVEGATKAPVIKTIMERPEKGLPSSIVNEGAAGRVSWFVDDDALKDVFVTKKKYKFYDDDNLTE from the coding sequence ATGACAACAACCGTTCCTAAAGTGTTTGCATTCCATGAATTTGCAGGAGTAGCTGAAGCAGTTGCCGATCATGTTATCCATGCTCAAAACTCAGCCCTCAAGAAGGGAAGGGTCTCGAAATCTAGACAGATGTCTGGAACGAGCTTGAACGGAAACGGTAGCACAGAATCTAAAACAATGGAGAGAGTTAACTCTGTAAGGAGTAATGCTTCTAGCCGTGGTGGTAATGAAGACGGCgttatcaagaaaataaaaaaggagaaagaaaGGCGATTCAAGATTGCATTGTCCGGTGGCTCGTTAATCCAAGTGTTGCATGAAggattattgaaaagagacGATGTTCAATGGGGCAAATGGGATATTTACTTCGCTGATGAAAGATTGGTGCCTTTCAGCTCCAGTGAAAGCAACTACGGACTGGCTAAGAGAGAAATTTTCGATTTGATAAATACAGAGAAGCACGGAACTCCGAGAATTTATCATATCGACGAGTCGCTCATTAACGACCCTCAAGAATGTGCAGATaactatgaaaaaattttaattaAGGGGTTTGCCGGTAGAGATTCTGTGAAACTACCGATgtttgatctttttttgcttggCTGTGCTCCTGACGGTCACATAGCTTCATTGTTTCccaattttcaagaaaacttaCGTGAAAATCTGGCGTGGGTTATTCCTGTTGAAAGTGCCCCCAGTGGACCTTCGAATAGAATTTCACTAACTATTCCCGTGATTTGTCATTCTCATAGAGTTACTTTTGTTGTCGAAGGTGCCACGAAGGCGCCCGTAATAAAGACAATAATGGAAAGACCTGAAAAGGGATTGCCAAGTAGTATTGTCAATGAGGGCGCCGCTGGTCGTGTTTCGTGGTTTGTAGATGACGACGCTTTGAAAGATGTTTTTGTGACTAAAAAGAAGTATAAGTTCTACGATGACGACAATTTAACCGAGTAA